GCCCCTTCTAAAGAGACTATGAAGTTCTCCTGTGGGATGGTAGAAAAAATGAAGTGATGAGAGAATCATCCAGATAAATTATATAAGGTGAAAACAAAGGTGATATAAAAACACATTTCCAGGAAGAATGAGGAGAAATGAAAGGGAGACTGTGTCCTGAACAGGACCACAGAGGTAAGTGAGGAAATCCAGCACTGTAATCACTTCTTAAACTGCAGTGAGTAACAAGAAAGGGATAGTAAGGAAACATATTGTCTTTCAAAGCTAGGTGTGAGAGGATTTTCCATGCTCCAATCCCATCAAAGTTCATAGATATTCAGTTGGTTCTGGTAAAGGAATGGATGGAGTTACTGTCTTTTAGTACTTTAATCATGAACTTCTTTTCATCTCTTTGAGCCTTAAATTgtgctttttaaattccttttaaTCTGTTATTAGCCACTTTGGGAGTTTAggatgaaaggtgggatataaatttaaactCTTTCATTAATTCAATGGTTCATTCAAGAACATGTTATTGTGGATGGTTAAACTCGGATATTGTGAACAGATGTTGTTTCTTTTGCCAACTCCTGAAGTCACCAGCAAAAGTAATGGATCCCCCTAACCATACAGCAACACTTGGCAGAGACTACTAGCAGTTCTTCAGCAACCCCCAATCCACTAGTTGTGGATTGATCTCAGAAATAAAAACCTGTTAGAACATACAGGAAAGGGTTGTTTCCAGCATTTCTACCTGATTGTCATCTGCATAAATGCCATGTTTGGGTCCAAGGAGCTTCTCTGCTGACATAACAGGCTGTTTGACTGCCAAACAAGGATATGCTGGGCACCATAAGACATATGTGGACAAAAACGATGTGAGTTGGGGGATGAGTGAAAAAatgtctaccactgagctatggaaCTTCCTAAGCTCTGTCTCTAAGCGCCCTATCCTTTAGTACCTGGTCCTTACATACAGTGATTTCCTCCACACTAAACTGCATTTTTTGACCTTGCAGGTTTGAGCTatcagaatgggaaaagcagaacaAGAAAATGAAACAACTGTCACTGAATTCCTTCTTCTGGGCTTTGGAGATCTTGGGGATCAACGGTTGCTTCTGTTTTTGCTCTTCTTACTGATCTATACTGTGACCATGGTAGGGAATATCTTCATTGTGGTGTTGATTGCAGTTGACCACCACCTTCACACCCCCATGTACTTCTTCTTGGGCAACTTGTCCTGCTTGGAGACCTGCTACAGCTCCAATATCCTTCCTGTGATGCTGACTAATCTGTTTCATGGGGGCCAAGGAACCATTTCTGTCAAGGGCTGCATGGCACAGTATTACTTCTTTGGTTTCTTGGCAGCTTCGGAATGTTATCTCCTAGCAGCAATGTCTTACGATAGGTATGTGGCAATCTATAAGCCACTGCTCTATACGGTACTTATGAATGGTAAGGTGTGCCTCCGGTTAGTCGCTGGATCTTGGGTAAGTGGTTCATTGGCTATTAACATAACGATATATTTAATGCACCAACTGACCTTCTGTGGTCCCTCTGAAATCAACCATTTCTTTTGTGACTTTAATCCCCTATTAAAGCTATCTTGCAGTGACACACACACCATCAAACTTCTAACTTTCTTCCTAGCTGCTGTgtgttccctccccccatttatgtTGACCCTAACCTCATATGGCTACATCATCTCTGCCATTGTCCGTATACCATCCACCACTGGCAGGCAAAAGGCCTTTTCAACCTGCTCCTCTCATCTCATTGTGGTGTCCATTTTCTATGGCACCATCATGATCGTCTACATGTTGCCCAAAACAGAGGCCCTGCAAGACCTCAACAAAGTCTTCTCTCTTTTCTATACAGTTCTGACCCCTTTGTTCAATCCCCTGATATACAGCCTGAGAAACAGGGAGGTAAAAGTGGCCTTCAGAAAGACTCTAGCTAAGTTTTATGCATTTGAAAGACTGTAGGAGTTTGTTTGCGTACTTAGAGTCCAATTTCTCTCTTATGCTGTTAGGGGTAGCATTTTCATTTCAGTAAGTTGGATACCTCCAGCTTTCTTGCTAGAAAAAAGCAGGAGGGCATTCCATCACCACAAAAGGCTATATTGGGGACCATGGGAGCTGCATGGACAAAGCCATATGGAATGGAGATTGTAATAAGGAAGGGAATTGGGCAGGATCTAGGCTTTCAAAAAACCCTTTGTATTCTGTATTTTGCTGCATAAATGGGACATTTAATCTACAGATTTGTTTCCAGCTTTGTGTCAAAATTTATATTTTGAGAGGGAAGAGTTTTTCCAATTGTAGCTTGCTTTTTTAAATCCATGTCCTAGACAGAAATAAATAATGGAACAGATTATTGGATGCATTTGCTTTTGTTATCTTTTTTTTCTATAATATTTCTATCCCTCTTCTCTTAGCTAGCTTCGGTCAATTTCATTGATTTCAAACAGATTTAAGGCTGTGACTTTTATTTGCACGgtattttctgtttctttgcacCAAATGACGCCCCTTAAATTTATGCATTTTTTAGCATACAgagaaaatgttttataatggctAGAATGTGCAATTAGGATCTGGGagcttcagatccccactctgtcatagaagtttgctgggtgaccttgggtcagtggcTCTCTCTCTCAGATAGAAAACTATCTCCCAGAGGAAGATTTCCTCCTACTGGGGAGGaaagcaagatataaattaattaaacaaaCATATGTATGTATCAATAAATCAGCATTGTACATTATAAGAGCAAATGAATCATATCTATCAAATTATGGATTAATACAGTGTGACTGCATTGTATGTATTACAGGGAAACTCAACCTTTTCCGCATTTTTTAACGACACCATGTGCTATGTAACTGGAAAAGTTATCTTGGAAAATGCAAACATACCTCATCCACAATCATGTACTGTGCTCAGCTCAACATCTGTACTAACTTTAAAGGGGAAATAATGGTCATTTGTTCATTTGTGCAGTTTGTGCAGAAATACTTATATCCAACTTGTCATATTACATGGCCTCAGGTAAGACACATTTTTGTAATTGTCTCAGAGTGACAACTTTACTAACATCAACAAGATCCCAGTTATTAACAATGATAGAGGCAGTTTTAGTGTATGCTCTCGATGGATGGGAATGTGAGAGCTCTTCACATTGCACCTGGAAACAAGACTAAAACTGAAATTCAAAAGAATCTTCAAGGTTGGCATACTTTTCAGGCCTTCATCTAATGTGCCACCTTAAAAGATGCTTTCCAAGGAATTAGATTTTAGAATTTACTAATATGCTCATGCTTGACAGAGGGTAAGTCTAGCAATAGCTGTTCACCATGATGAATAGAATGGAACCTCTAGTTTCAATGGCAATGTATCTCTGAACAATTGCCGGGAACAATAGTAGAGCATCAGCTGCTTGTGGATTCAATCCACTTcccaattccaattccaaaaacctttattggcataacagcatacTTCCCACTGGTGAAATAGAAAAGAAGGGTCTTGTATAGCCAAAAAAATGCTAAGCTGAGGACAGGCAATGTAGTAATCAGGGAAACTGAATATAGAAGCTGACTGGATCTAACCCACTGCTTTCATGCCCTGATTGCAGGTATCCCATAAATATGTGGCTAGCCACTGTAGGAAGCAGGATGACAGACTAGATGGACATTGGGGTCTTGGTGTACTCCAGCATGATTCATTGAATTATTTTATGAttggtttcctgcttcttttTCCTACCCTCTCCCCCTTCTAAATATCAATATGACACCATTTGGCTTAATAGTATGACCAGTTCAAGAATTTTGGTTTATAGGTACATGTATTTTCATAATAAGATTTTAAGCAACCCAAATGAAGgagaagctcagaaaaaaaattcTCATAGAACCCCAAAATTCATTAAACAGAAATAAATGTCGTGTGTGTGTTTAATGTATGTTTCTTTAATATACTGTAAAATGTTTTCATAATCTGTATAATATAGCCTTCTGGACTACTAACCAAAAACATGTGTGAGCATTTGAATAATTCATAACCCACATCCTGTCTTTGCAATATTCATTTAAACAGTGTCCTGTTTAATAGAAGATAACCACCCAGCATGGAAATGAAA
The sequence above is a segment of the Heteronotia binoei isolate CCM8104 ecotype False Entrance Well chromosome 15, APGP_CSIRO_Hbin_v1, whole genome shotgun sequence genome. Coding sequences within it:
- the LOC132584057 gene encoding olfactory receptor 5G9-like; the encoded protein is MGKAEQENETTVTEFLLLGFGDLGDQRLLLFLLFLLIYTVTMVGNIFIVVLIAVDHHLHTPMYFFLGNLSCLETCYSSNILPVMLTNLFHGGQGTISVKGCMAQYYFFGFLAASECYLLAAMSYDRYVAIYKPLLYTVLMNGKVCLRLVAGSWVSGSLAINITIYLMHQLTFCGPSEINHFFCDFNPLLKLSCSDTHTIKLLTFFLAAVCSLPPFMLTLTSYGYIISAIVRIPSTTGRQKAFSTCSSHLIVVSIFYGTIMIVYMLPKTEALQDLNKVFSLFYTVLTPLFNPLIYSLRNREVKVAFRKTLAKFYAFERL